A genomic region of Mycolicibacterium poriferae contains the following coding sequences:
- a CDS encoding phosphomannomutase/phosphoglucomutase, with the protein MSRSAAAVQRVIKAYDVRGLVGEEIDDAFVREVGASFARLMRDGENSTQVVLGYDMRASSPVLAAAFAEGVMDQGLDVVRIGLASTDQLYFASGLLNCPGAMFTASHNPAAYNGIKLCRAGAKPVGKDTGLTTISDEVIAGVPGYDGTRGTLSDRDVLVDYGQFLRSLVDVGSLRPLNVAVDAGNGMAGHTTPAVLGPIPSMTVFPLYFELDGTFPNHEANPLEPANLVDLQEFVVQTGADIGLAFDGDADRCFVVDEKGQAVSPSAVTALVAARELSREIGATVIHNLITSRAVPELVTERGGTPVRSRVGHSYIKALMAETGAIFGGEHSAHYYFRDFWGADSGMLAALHVLAALGEQDRPLSDLMADYQRYESSGEINFTVTDAPAVVESVLKSFGPRVHGIDHLDGVTVDLGDGSWFNLRMSNTEPLLRLNVEALTAEGVSGLVDEIGGYIRAGTRELT; encoded by the coding sequence ATGTCCCGGTCCGCCGCGGCGGTGCAGCGCGTGATCAAGGCCTACGACGTTCGTGGGCTCGTGGGTGAGGAAATCGACGACGCATTCGTCCGCGAAGTCGGGGCCTCCTTCGCGCGGTTGATGCGCGACGGTGAGAACTCCACGCAGGTCGTCCTCGGTTACGACATGCGGGCCAGCTCGCCGGTGCTCGCCGCCGCGTTCGCCGAAGGCGTCATGGACCAGGGCCTCGACGTCGTGCGCATCGGCCTCGCCTCCACCGACCAGCTCTACTTCGCCTCCGGCTTGCTGAACTGCCCCGGTGCGATGTTCACCGCCAGCCACAACCCGGCCGCCTACAACGGCATCAAGCTGTGCCGGGCCGGCGCCAAACCCGTCGGCAAGGACACCGGCCTGACCACGATCAGCGACGAGGTCATCGCGGGCGTCCCCGGCTACGACGGCACCCGCGGAACCCTGTCCGACCGCGACGTCCTCGTCGACTACGGGCAGTTCCTGCGCTCGCTGGTCGACGTCGGCAGCCTGCGCCCGCTCAACGTGGCCGTCGACGCCGGCAACGGGATGGCCGGCCACACCACCCCGGCGGTGCTGGGACCCATCCCGTCGATGACGGTCTTCCCGCTGTACTTCGAGCTCGACGGCACCTTCCCCAACCACGAGGCCAACCCGCTGGAACCGGCCAACCTCGTGGATCTGCAGGAGTTCGTCGTGCAGACCGGCGCCGACATCGGCCTGGCATTCGACGGTGACGCCGACCGCTGCTTCGTCGTCGACGAGAAGGGGCAGGCCGTGTCGCCGTCGGCGGTCACCGCGCTGGTCGCCGCCCGCGAACTGAGCCGCGAGATCGGCGCGACGGTCATCCACAACCTGATCACCTCCCGCGCGGTGCCCGAACTGGTCACCGAACGCGGCGGCACGCCGGTGCGTTCGCGGGTCGGCCACTCCTACATCAAGGCACTGATGGCCGAGACCGGCGCCATCTTCGGCGGCGAGCACTCCGCGCACTACTACTTCCGCGACTTCTGGGGTGCTGACTCCGGCATGCTGGCCGCGCTGCACGTGCTCGCCGCGCTCGGCGAACAGGACCGCCCGCTGTCGGATCTGATGGCCGACTACCAACGCTACGAATCCTCCGGCGAGATCAACTTCACCGTCACCGACGCGCCCGCCGTCGTCGAATCGGTGCTCAAGTCGTTCGGGCCGCGCGTGCACGGCATCGACCACCTCGACGGGGTCACCGTCGACCTCGGCGACGGCAGCTGGTTCAACCTGCGCATGTCCAACACCGAACCGCTGTTGCGACTCAACGTCGAAGCGTTGACCGCCGAAGGTGTCAGCGGGCTCGTCGACGAGATCGGCGGCTACATCCGCGCCGGCACCAGGGAATTGACGTGA
- a CDS encoding DUF3499 domain-containing protein — MNVPRRCCRPGCPHYAVATLTFVYSDSTAVVGPLATVSEPHSWDLCVMHAGRITAPRGWELVRHAGPLPSHPDDDDLVALADAVREGREGRGAGGGPVHGFTGFTDPVSGAQSGALMAPPTRKPETNGRRRGHLRVLPDPTD; from the coding sequence GTGAATGTTCCCCGTCGCTGCTGCCGGCCCGGGTGCCCTCACTACGCGGTCGCGACGCTGACGTTCGTGTACTCCGACTCGACGGCCGTAGTGGGGCCGCTGGCGACCGTGTCCGAGCCGCACTCCTGGGACCTGTGCGTCATGCACGCCGGCCGGATCACCGCGCCGCGCGGCTGGGAGCTGGTCCGCCACGCCGGTCCGCTGCCGTCGCACCCCGATGACGACGACCTGGTCGCCCTGGCCGACGCCGTACGCGAAGGCCGCGAGGGCAGAGGAGCGGGCGGGGGCCCGGTACACGGCTTCACCGGATTCACCGACCCCGTCAGCGGCGCCCAGAGCGGCGCATTGATGGCACCGCCGACCCGCAAACCCGAGACCAACGGCCGTCGTCGCGGCCATCTGCGCGTTCTGCCCGACCCCACCGACTGA
- a CDS encoding DUF559 domain-containing protein — MLSDYLRRQDGVITSEQARAAGLSRRSVQRRVQSGQWRRCGRGVYFVDDRPFSDAARIRAAVWGHGSQAAASGLTAASWHGLTRFAPDIVEVTVPRDSHGRRHEGTRVRRRDLQRCDVIELKGMRVTSLSLTVVEAAAQRGGGAKLLDTALQQRHVDLPGLWRTHLRNKGRTGAPRSRLLLQAAAGGAHSVAERILHQLLRDAGIGGWKANHRVGGYRVDVGFAAQKVAIEVDGFAFHSHPDAFQIDRQRQNDLVLLGWQVLRFTWLDLTAYPERVLALIRSAISAR; from the coding sequence ATGCTCAGCGACTATCTGCGGCGCCAGGACGGAGTCATCACCTCCGAGCAGGCTCGGGCCGCGGGACTGAGTCGGCGCAGCGTGCAGCGCCGCGTGCAGTCCGGCCAGTGGCGTCGCTGCGGCCGGGGTGTGTACTTCGTCGACGACCGTCCGTTCTCGGACGCGGCTCGCATCCGCGCAGCGGTGTGGGGACACGGGTCACAGGCCGCCGCCAGCGGCCTGACCGCGGCCTCATGGCATGGCCTGACCCGGTTCGCCCCTGACATTGTTGAGGTCACGGTGCCGCGCGACAGCCACGGCCGACGCCATGAGGGCACCCGGGTCCGTCGACGTGACCTGCAGCGCTGCGACGTCATCGAGCTCAAGGGCATGCGGGTGACGTCGCTGAGCTTGACCGTCGTGGAAGCCGCCGCGCAGCGCGGAGGCGGGGCCAAATTGCTCGACACCGCACTGCAACAACGCCATGTCGACCTCCCCGGCCTCTGGCGCACCCACCTGCGCAACAAGGGTCGCACCGGTGCGCCGCGGTCTCGGCTGCTGTTACAAGCCGCGGCCGGGGGAGCCCACTCGGTGGCAGAGCGGATCCTGCATCAACTGCTACGGGATGCCGGGATCGGCGGGTGGAAGGCCAATCATCGGGTCGGCGGTTATCGGGTCGACGTCGGATTCGCGGCGCAGAAGGTCGCGATCGAGGTGGACGGGTTCGCATTTCACAGCCACCCTGACGCGTTTCAGATCGACCGTCAGCGGCAGAACGACCTCGTCCTGCTGGGTTGGCAGGTGCTGCGGTTCACCTGGCTGGACCTCACCGCTTACCCGGAGCGGGTCCTTGCGCTGATCCGCTCGGCGATTTCGGCGCGCTGA
- the manA gene encoding mannose-6-phosphate isomerase, class I, which yields MHLLRGAVRTYAWGSRTAIADFTGAPSPTPHPEAELWFGAHPGDPAWLQDDDTERSLLDALRADPESELGPAVRGRFGDTLPFLVKVLAADEPLSLQAHPSSEQALEGFTREERMGIPITAPTRNYRDRSHKPEILVALDQFEALAGFRPVARTVELMRALGVADLDPFIGLLDGQSDGDGLRALFTTWITFPQPDLDVLVPAVIDGAIDYVRSGATEFEREAKTVLELGERYPGDAGVLCSLLLNRLSLAPGEAIYLPAGNLHAYLHGIGVEVMANSDNVLRGGLTPKHVDVPELLRVLDFTPAEDVVVRPESCSDGEELVYRTPAPEFAVSVLRIDEGNLGHEIDAPTRHDGPQILLCAEGAVTVHAKTRSVVLERGKAAWVAADDGPIRLSAQEPTRLFRVTVGI from the coding sequence GTGCATCTGCTGAGGGGAGCGGTCCGGACCTATGCATGGGGTTCGCGAACCGCGATTGCCGATTTCACCGGGGCGCCCAGTCCCACACCGCATCCGGAGGCCGAACTATGGTTCGGTGCCCACCCGGGCGACCCGGCGTGGCTGCAGGACGACGACACCGAGCGCTCACTGCTCGACGCGCTGCGCGCCGATCCGGAAAGCGAACTCGGGCCGGCGGTGCGCGGCCGATTCGGTGACACGCTGCCGTTCCTGGTGAAGGTGCTGGCCGCCGACGAGCCGCTGTCGCTGCAGGCCCATCCGAGCAGCGAGCAGGCACTCGAGGGCTTCACCCGCGAAGAACGCATGGGCATCCCGATCACCGCGCCCACCCGTAACTACCGCGACCGCAGCCACAAACCCGAAATCCTCGTCGCTCTTGACCAGTTCGAGGCGCTCGCCGGATTCCGGCCCGTGGCGCGCACCGTCGAGCTGATGCGTGCGCTGGGCGTCGCCGACCTCGACCCGTTCATCGGCCTGCTCGATGGACAGTCCGACGGCGACGGGTTGCGCGCACTGTTCACCACGTGGATCACGTTCCCGCAGCCCGACCTCGATGTGCTGGTGCCCGCGGTGATCGACGGGGCGATCGACTACGTGCGTTCGGGGGCAACCGAATTCGAGCGGGAAGCCAAGACGGTGCTCGAGCTGGGTGAACGCTACCCCGGTGACGCCGGCGTGCTGTGTTCGCTGTTGCTCAACCGGCTGTCGCTGGCGCCGGGCGAGGCGATCTACCTGCCCGCGGGCAACCTGCACGCCTACCTGCACGGGATCGGCGTCGAGGTGATGGCCAACTCCGACAACGTGCTGCGCGGCGGCCTGACCCCCAAGCACGTCGACGTGCCCGAACTGCTGCGCGTGCTCGACTTCACCCCCGCCGAGGACGTCGTGGTCCGGCCCGAATCATGTTCCGACGGAGAAGAACTCGTCTACCGCACGCCGGCGCCGGAGTTCGCGGTGTCGGTGTTGCGCATCGACGAGGGCAACCTCGGCCACGAGATCGACGCGCCCACCCGCCACGACGGACCGCAGATCCTGCTGTGCGCCGAGGGTGCGGTCACCGTGCACGCCAAGACCCGCTCGGTGGTGCTGGAACGCGGCAAGGCGGCCTGGGTTGCCGCCGACGACGGACCGATCAGGCTGAGCGCGCAGGAGCCGACCCGGCTGTTCCGGGTGACCGTCGGGATCTAG
- a CDS encoding APC family permease yields MVQEPVTQTVGRWRTKSVEQSIADTDEPSTKLRKDLNWWDLTVFGVSVVIGAGIFTITASTAGNITGPAISISFIIAAISCGLAALCYAEFASTVPVAGSAYTFSYATFGEFIAWIIGWDLILEFAVAAAVVAKGWSSYLGTVFGFAGGSAEVFGLQLDWGALLIIAFVTAILAWGTKLSAGVSLAITAVKVGVVLLVVAVGAFYIKTENYSPFIPPAEAGEGGTGTEQSLFSLLTGAEGSHYGWYGLLAGASIVFFAFIGFDIVATTAEETKQPQRDIPRGILASLGIVTVLYVAVAIVLSGMVSYTQLRDAETQNLATAFALNGVDWAAKVISIGALAGLTTVVIVLVLGQTRVLFAMSRDGLMPTQLAKTGRHGTPVRITLIVGVVVAVTATVFPIDKLEEMVNIGTLFAFVLVSAGVIVLRRTRPDLQRGFRVPWVPVLPILAIIACLWLMLNLTGLTWIRFGIWMALGVVVYFLYGRRHSILANRAR; encoded by the coding sequence ATGGTTCAGGAACCGGTGACGCAGACCGTGGGGCGATGGCGGACCAAGTCCGTCGAGCAGTCGATCGCCGACACCGACGAACCCAGCACCAAGCTCCGCAAGGACCTGAACTGGTGGGATCTGACCGTCTTCGGGGTGTCGGTGGTGATCGGCGCCGGCATCTTCACCATCACCGCCTCGACCGCCGGCAACATCACCGGACCGGCGATCTCGATCTCGTTCATCATCGCCGCGATCTCCTGCGGGCTGGCCGCGCTGTGCTACGCCGAATTCGCCTCCACCGTGCCGGTGGCCGGCAGCGCCTACACGTTCTCCTATGCGACGTTCGGTGAGTTCATCGCCTGGATCATCGGCTGGGATCTGATCCTGGAGTTCGCCGTCGCCGCGGCGGTGGTCGCCAAGGGCTGGTCCAGCTATCTGGGCACCGTGTTCGGCTTCGCCGGCGGATCTGCCGAAGTGTTTGGGCTGCAACTGGATTGGGGCGCGCTGTTGATCATCGCGTTCGTCACCGCCATCCTGGCCTGGGGCACCAAACTGTCCGCCGGGGTCAGCCTGGCCATCACCGCCGTCAAGGTGGGGGTGGTGCTGCTGGTGGTCGCCGTCGGCGCGTTCTACATTAAGACCGAGAACTACTCGCCGTTCATCCCGCCCGCCGAGGCAGGGGAGGGCGGCACCGGCACCGAGCAGTCGCTGTTCTCGCTGCTCACCGGCGCCGAAGGCAGCCACTACGGCTGGTACGGGCTGCTGGCCGGCGCCTCGATCGTGTTCTTCGCGTTCATCGGCTTCGACATCGTCGCGACCACCGCCGAGGAAACCAAGCAGCCGCAGCGCGACATCCCCCGCGGCATCCTGGCCTCGCTGGGCATCGTCACCGTGCTCTACGTCGCCGTGGCGATCGTGCTGTCGGGGATGGTCAGCTACACCCAACTGCGCGACGCCGAAACGCAGAACCTGGCCACCGCGTTCGCGCTGAACGGCGTGGACTGGGCGGCCAAGGTGATCTCGATCGGCGCGCTGGCAGGCCTGACCACGGTCGTCATCGTGTTGGTGCTCGGCCAGACCCGGGTGCTGTTCGCGATGTCGCGCGACGGGCTGATGCCCACACAGCTGGCCAAGACCGGGCGGCACGGCACGCCGGTGCGCATCACGCTGATCGTCGGCGTGGTCGTCGCGGTGACCGCGACGGTGTTCCCGATCGACAAGCTCGAGGAGATGGTCAACATCGGCACGCTGTTCGCGTTCGTGCTGGTGTCGGCCGGCGTGATCGTGCTGCGCCGGACGCGTCCTGACCTGCAGCGCGGCTTCCGGGTGCCGTGGGTGCCGGTGCTGCCGATCCTGGCGATCATCGCGTGCCTGTGGCTGATGCTGAACCTGACCGGGCTGACCTGGATCCGGTTCGGCATCTGGATGGCACTGGGCGTGGTCGTCTACTTCCTCTACGGCCGCCGCCACTCGATCCTTGCGAATCGGGCGCGCTAA
- a CDS encoding alkane 1-monooxygenase: MPAIDIENWRDKKRYLWLMGLIPPTALFVMLPLIWGLNQFGWHAAAQAPFWIGPILVYILLPSLDLKFGPDGQNPPDELMERLENDKYYRYCTYIYIPFQYASVIFGAYLFTASNLSWLGFDGGLGWPAKIGLALSVGVLGGVGINTAHEMGHKKDSLERWLSKITLAQTCYGHFYIEHNRGHHVRVATPEDPASARFGETFWEFLPRSVFGSLRSAWEIEAKRLERAGKSKWHPSNDVLNAWAMSALLYGVLIAVFGWALIPYILISAVFGFTLLETVNYLEHYGLLRQKMDSGRYERCAPVHSWNSDHIVTNLFLYHLQRHSDHHANPTRRYQTLRSMDGAPNLPSGYASMIALTYFPPLWRKVMDHRVLEHYDGDITRVNIHPRVRDKVLARYGTDERSREEQSNTEAAR, from the coding sequence ATGCCGGCGATCGACATCGAGAACTGGCGCGACAAGAAGCGTTATTTGTGGCTGATGGGTCTGATCCCGCCCACGGCACTGTTCGTGATGCTGCCGCTGATCTGGGGGCTCAACCAGTTCGGTTGGCACGCCGCGGCGCAGGCGCCGTTCTGGATCGGTCCGATCCTGGTCTACATCCTGCTGCCCAGCCTGGACCTGAAGTTCGGCCCCGACGGGCAGAACCCGCCCGACGAGCTGATGGAGCGGCTGGAGAACGACAAGTACTACCGCTACTGCACCTACATCTACATCCCGTTCCAGTACGCCAGCGTCATCTTCGGCGCCTACCTGTTCACCGCATCGAATCTGAGCTGGCTCGGCTTCGACGGCGGGCTGGGCTGGCCGGCCAAGATCGGCCTGGCGCTGTCGGTGGGCGTGCTCGGCGGCGTGGGCATCAACACCGCCCACGAGATGGGGCATAAGAAGGATTCCCTGGAGCGCTGGCTGTCGAAGATCACCCTCGCCCAGACCTGCTATGGCCACTTCTACATCGAGCACAACCGCGGCCACCACGTGCGCGTCGCCACCCCGGAGGATCCGGCGTCGGCCCGCTTCGGTGAGACGTTCTGGGAGTTTCTGCCGCGCAGCGTGTTCGGCAGCCTGCGCTCGGCCTGGGAGATCGAGGCCAAGCGGTTGGAGCGCGCCGGCAAGAGCAAGTGGCATCCGTCCAACGACGTGCTCAACGCCTGGGCGATGTCGGCGCTGCTCTACGGCGTGCTGATCGCGGTGTTCGGCTGGGCGTTGATCCCCTACATCCTGATCTCGGCGGTCTTCGGGTTCACGCTGCTGGAGACGGTGAACTACCTGGAGCACTACGGACTGCTGCGGCAGAAGATGGACAGCGGCCGCTACGAACGGTGCGCGCCGGTGCACAGCTGGAACTCCGATCACATCGTGACCAACCTGTTCCTGTACCACCTGCAGCGCCACAGCGACCACCACGCCAACCCGACCCGGCGCTACCAGACGCTGCGCAGCATGGACGGAGCGCCGAACCTGCCCAGTGGATACGCGTCGATGATCGCGCTGACGTACTTCCCGCCGCTGTGGCGCAAGGTGATGGACCACCGGGTGCTCGAGCACTACGACGGCGACATCACCCGGGTGAACATCCACCCACGGGTGCGCGACAAGGTGCTGGCCCGCTACGGCACCGACGAGCGCTCGCGCGAGGAGCAGAGCAACACCGAGGCGGCCCGATGA
- a CDS encoding TobH protein: MSTPASAAVVDLDDAEGLLEADRMGLLRAASMAGAQVRATAAALDEGDLDAVASDSPPRTIVWMAGRGNAHTAGTMLAAILGGSVGAPFVVVSEPPMWIGALDVLILAGDDPGEPALVSAAATGVRRGARVVVIAPYEGPLRDATSGRSVALPPRVPMPDDFTLTRYLAAGLAVVQVITPGAQADLATLADQLDDEALHNSAARDLFTNPAKVLAEQMAGYDVVFAGDCAATLALARHAATVMLRVAHQTVAAVDLADVLVAIGTGWGRGPSSDSDELSIFHDEQIDGPRPARTRTFVLASDAQRPEISARLRGFDDIKVVNANDVPDVVMAGGDREVPATAPGRLEQQLALLAVRLEMAAVYLRLVRG, translated from the coding sequence GTGAGCACGCCGGCCTCGGCCGCTGTGGTGGACCTCGACGACGCCGAGGGCCTGCTCGAAGCCGACCGGATGGGGTTGCTGCGCGCCGCCTCGATGGCCGGAGCGCAGGTGCGGGCCACCGCCGCCGCCCTCGACGAGGGCGACCTCGACGCGGTGGCCTCGGACTCCCCGCCGCGCACCATCGTGTGGATGGCCGGGCGCGGCAACGCCCACACCGCCGGCACCATGCTGGCCGCGATCCTCGGCGGATCGGTCGGCGCCCCGTTCGTCGTCGTGTCCGAGCCACCGATGTGGATCGGCGCCCTCGACGTCCTGATCCTCGCCGGCGACGACCCGGGCGAACCCGCGCTGGTCTCCGCTGCGGCCACCGGTGTGCGCCGCGGTGCGCGCGTCGTCGTCATCGCGCCGTATGAAGGCCCGCTGCGCGACGCCACCTCCGGCCGCTCGGTCGCGCTGCCCCCGCGGGTGCCGATGCCCGACGACTTCACCCTGACCCGCTACCTGGCCGCCGGCCTGGCGGTCGTGCAGGTGATCACGCCCGGCGCGCAGGCCGATCTGGCCACGCTGGCCGACCAACTCGACGACGAAGCGCTGCACAACAGCGCCGCGCGCGACCTGTTCACCAACCCGGCCAAGGTGCTCGCCGAGCAGATGGCCGGTTACGACGTCGTCTTCGCCGGCGACTGCGCGGCCACCCTCGCGCTGGCGCGTCATGCCGCGACGGTGATGCTGCGCGTCGCTCACCAGACCGTCGCCGCCGTCGACCTGGCCGATGTGCTGGTCGCGATCGGCACCGGGTGGGGCCGCGGGCCCTCATCCGACAGCGACGAGCTGTCCATCTTCCATGACGAGCAGATCGACGGACCGAGACCGGCGCGCACCCGCACCTTCGTGCTGGCCTCCGACGCGCAGCGGCCCGAGATCTCCGCGCGGCTCAGGGGTTTTGACGACATCAAGGTCGTCAACGCCAACGACGTCCCGGACGTCGTGATGGCGGGGGGAGATCGGGAGGTGCCGGCCACCGCGCCGGGACGTCTCGAACAACAATTAGCGCTGTTGGCGGTCCGCCTCGAAATGGCGGCGGTCTACCTGCGGCTGGTTCGAGGTTGA
- the cofD gene encoding 2-phospho-L-lactate transferase produces the protein MKVTVLVGGVGGARFLLGVQHLLGLGQFGSGEESPHELTAVVNIGDDAWMFGVRICPDLDTCMYTLGGGIDPERGWGHRDETWHAKEELAAYGVQPDWFGLGDRDLATHLVRTQMLRAGYPLSAITEALCTRWQPGARLLPVSDDRAETHVVITDPADGEKKAIHFQEWWVRYRAQVPTDSFAFIGADKATAAPGVTEAIEGADIVLIAPSNPVVSIGPILGIGGVRAALRTTSAPVIGYSPIVAGKPLRGMADTCLNLIGVDTTSEAVGAHYGARSSTGVLDGWLIHEGDHATVPGVDVRAVPLLMTEPAVTAEMVRAGMELAGVAP, from the coding sequence GTGAAAGTCACTGTACTGGTGGGCGGCGTGGGAGGCGCGCGCTTCCTGCTCGGGGTGCAGCATCTGCTCGGCCTTGGCCAGTTCGGCAGCGGTGAAGAGTCGCCGCATGAGCTGACCGCGGTGGTCAACATCGGTGACGACGCGTGGATGTTCGGGGTGCGCATCTGCCCCGACCTCGACACCTGCATGTACACCCTCGGCGGCGGCATCGACCCGGAACGGGGTTGGGGGCACCGCGACGAAACCTGGCATGCCAAGGAGGAACTCGCGGCCTACGGCGTGCAGCCGGATTGGTTCGGGCTCGGCGATCGTGATCTGGCGACGCATCTGGTGCGCACCCAGATGCTGCGGGCCGGCTATCCCTTGTCGGCTATCACCGAGGCGTTGTGCACCCGATGGCAGCCCGGCGCGAGGTTGTTGCCCGTCAGCGACGACCGTGCCGAAACTCACGTCGTGATCACCGATCCGGCCGACGGAGAGAAGAAGGCCATCCACTTCCAGGAGTGGTGGGTGCGCTACCGCGCCCAAGTACCCACGGACAGTTTCGCGTTCATCGGTGCCGACAAGGCGACCGCAGCTCCGGGTGTGACCGAGGCCATCGAGGGTGCCGACATCGTGTTGATCGCCCCGTCGAACCCGGTGGTCAGCATCGGACCCATCCTCGGTATCGGCGGGGTGCGGGCGGCGCTGCGCACGACGTCGGCGCCGGTGATCGGCTACTCCCCCATCGTCGCCGGAAAGCCGTTGCGCGGCATGGCTGATACCTGCCTGAACCTGATCGGTGTGGACACCACCTCGGAGGCGGTCGGCGCGCATTATGGGGCACGGTCGTCGACCGGGGTCCTGGACGGCTGGCTGATCCACGAGGGTGATCACGCCACGGTGCCCGGTGTCGACGTGCGCGCGGTGCCGTTGTTGATGACCGAGCCGGCGGTGACGGCCGAGATGGTGCGCGCCGGCATGGAGCTGGCCGGGGTGGCGCCGTGA
- a CDS encoding FAD-dependent oxidoreductase translates to MRHAVVIGASIGGLCAAKVLAEFADRVTVFERDDLPAEPASRAATPQDRHVHLLMARGAEELESLFPGLLADMVADGVPILENRPDCIHFGAAGHVLGTQHRLQDEFTAYVPSRPHLEWQIRSRVTALPNVTVQQRGVDEPVFDGHRVTGVRTADGEVVDADLVIDATGRGTRLPAWLPQWGFERPREDSVAVGIGYATHRLTIPEDLVREKVVVAGASREQPLGLGMLYYEDDVWTMTTFGVGKVPPPEDFAGMQALAEELLPAHLSAAVQQAQPVGEVAVHKYPASRWRRFDELDRFPPGILPFGDAVVSFNPTFGQGMTMTSLQAGHLRRALQGPPDELATTFLTATNKTTWPVWTMNAIGDLILHRAEGPMPWWYRPVGSLFDQFLGAAESDPVLAEWFLRRFSLLDSLYMVPSAKLVGRTVRHNMRLWMQERRSRSRRSPGTAGSAPARSA, encoded by the coding sequence ATGAGACACGCAGTGGTGATAGGCGCCAGCATCGGCGGGTTGTGTGCCGCCAAAGTGCTGGCGGAGTTCGCTGACCGGGTGACGGTGTTCGAGCGTGACGACCTGCCGGCGGAACCGGCCAGCCGCGCTGCCACGCCGCAGGACCGCCACGTGCACCTGCTGATGGCGCGCGGCGCCGAGGAGTTGGAGTCGCTGTTCCCCGGGCTGCTGGCCGACATGGTGGCCGACGGGGTGCCGATCTTGGAGAACCGGCCCGACTGCATCCATTTCGGGGCGGCCGGTCACGTGCTGGGCACCCAGCACCGCCTGCAGGACGAGTTCACCGCCTACGTGCCGAGCCGACCGCATCTGGAGTGGCAGATCCGCAGCCGGGTCACCGCCCTGCCGAACGTCACGGTGCAGCAGCGTGGCGTCGACGAGCCGGTCTTCGACGGGCACCGGGTGACCGGGGTGCGCACCGCTGACGGCGAGGTCGTCGACGCCGATCTGGTCATCGACGCGACGGGTCGCGGCACCCGGCTGCCGGCCTGGCTGCCCCAGTGGGGGTTCGAGCGGCCGCGCGAGGACAGCGTCGCGGTCGGCATCGGCTACGCCACCCACCGGCTCACCATCCCAGAGGATCTGGTCCGGGAGAAGGTCGTGGTGGCGGGCGCGTCGCGGGAGCAGCCGCTGGGGCTGGGCATGCTCTACTACGAGGACGACGTCTGGACGATGACGACGTTCGGGGTCGGAAAGGTGCCTCCGCCAGAGGATTTCGCGGGGATGCAGGCCTTGGCCGAGGAACTGTTGCCGGCTCATCTCAGCGCCGCCGTGCAGCAGGCGCAGCCGGTGGGTGAGGTCGCGGTGCACAAGTATCCGGCGAGTCGGTGGCGGCGGTTCGACGAACTCGACCGCTTCCCGCCGGGCATCCTGCCGTTCGGGGACGCGGTGGTGAGCTTCAATCCGACGTTCGGGCAGGGCATGACGATGACGTCGCTGCAGGCCGGGCATCTGCGCCGTGCGCTTCAGGGCCCGCCCGACGAACTGGCCACGACGTTTCTGACCGCCACCAACAAGACGACGTGGCCGGTGTGGACGATGAACGCGATCGGCGATCTGATCCTGCACCGGGCCGAGGGCCCGATGCCGTGGTGGTACCGCCCGGTGGGCTCGCTGTTCGACCAGTTCCTGGGTGCTGCGGAGTCTGATCCTGTTCTCGCGGAATGGTTTCTGCGCCGGTTCAGCCTGCTCGACAGCCTCTACATGGTGCCGTCGGCGAAGCTGGTGGGCCGCACGGTGCGCCACAACATGCGGTTGTGGATGCAGGAGCGGCGGTCTAGATCCCGACGGTCACCCGGAACAGCCGGGTCGGCTCCTGCGCGCTCAGCCTGA
- a CDS encoding metallopeptidase family protein yields MRGPLLPPSVPGWRSRAERFDMAVLEAYEPIERRWQDRVATLDVAVDEIPRLSPKDPDSVQWPPEVIADGPIALARLIPAGVDVRGNATRARIVLFRKPIERRAKDTLELTELLHELLVAQVATYLGVEPSVIDPSIDDD; encoded by the coding sequence ATGCGTGGACCACTGCTTCCGCCGAGCGTTCCGGGTTGGCGCAGCCGCGCCGAGCGGTTCGACATGGCGGTGCTGGAGGCTTACGAGCCGATCGAGCGCCGGTGGCAGGACCGGGTGGCGACGCTCGACGTGGCGGTCGACGAGATTCCCCGGCTGTCGCCGAAGGATCCGGACAGTGTGCAGTGGCCACCGGAGGTGATCGCCGACGGTCCGATTGCGCTGGCCCGGCTGATACCCGCGGGGGTCGATGTCCGCGGAAATGCCACGCGGGCGCGAATTGTGTTGTTCCGCAAGCCGATCGAGCGTCGAGCCAAGGACACCCTGGAGCTGACCGAGCTGCTGCACGAACTGCTGGTGGCTCAGGTGGCCACCTATCTGGGGGTCGAACCGTCGGTGATCGATCCGAGCATCGACGACGACTGA
- a CDS encoding WhiB family transcriptional regulator, with protein MEDQWQERALCAQTDPEAFFPEKGGSTREAKRICQGCEVRDECLEYALAHDERFGIWGGLSERERRRLKRGII; from the coding sequence ATCGAAGACCAGTGGCAGGAACGCGCGCTGTGCGCGCAGACCGACCCCGAGGCGTTCTTCCCCGAGAAGGGCGGCTCGACCCGCGAAGCCAAGCGGATCTGCCAGGGCTGCGAGGTGCGCGACGAGTGCCTCGAGTACGCGCTGGCTCACGATGAGCGCTTCGGCATCTGGGGTGGACTCTCCGAGCGGGAGCGTCGTCGCCTCAAGCGCGGCATCATCTAG